In a single window of the Bactrocera dorsalis isolate Fly_Bdor chromosome 2, ASM2337382v1, whole genome shotgun sequence genome:
- the LOC105225796 gene encoding LOW QUALITY PROTEIN: golgin subfamily A member 7 (The sequence of the model RefSeq protein was modified relative to this genomic sequence to represent the inferred CDS: deleted 1 base in 1 codon), with translation MSLHRPIVLDFLETSKKKMSPTKKKKMSQGLTSLQGGSNKVFIQRDYSEGTSVKFHTRLPSELEGLIERQVFESTINRLNEFFAEAEKGSCSTYCEGCIGCITAYLVYMCSETHYEKTLRKISKFIASQNERVYNPKGLQVIDPTYRGLRVIEISVLDRPGRT, from the exons ATGTCTTTGCATCGCCCAATAGTTCTAGATTTCCTAGAAACAAGCAAGAAAAAGATGAGCCCTACAAA GAAGAAAAAGATGTCGCAAGGTTTAACCTCGCTGCAGGGCGGCTCTAACAAAGTGTTCATACAACGCGATTACAGCGAAGGCACCTCGGTCAAATTCCACACACGACTTCCCAGCGAATTAGAAGGCCTG ATTGAACGACAAGTATTTGAGTCGACCATTAATCGGCTAAATGAATTTTTCGCTGAAGCTGAA AAGGGTTCTTGCAGTACATATTGTGAGGGTTGCATCGGCTGCATTACTGCTTATCTTGTTTATATGTGTTCGGAAACACACTATGAAAAG ACACTTCGGAAAATATCCAAATTTATTGCTTCCCAAAACGAGCGAGTTTACAATCCGAAAGGATTGCAAGTTATCGACCCGACATATCGAGGTTTGCGCGTCATAGAAATATCTGTGTTAGATCGTCCAGGGCGAACGTGA